The Raphanus sativus cultivar WK10039 chromosome 2, ASM80110v3, whole genome shotgun sequence genome includes a region encoding these proteins:
- the LOC130507973 gene encoding uncharacterized protein LOC130507973: protein MEPVVAMQESQYNKKSFLKLLDGLFLPFIVVVGVIVFVSPFWLQVSLRFFISTIPRVITYMSTPKVLFLLTNFIVITLIGESMFSRSRSALPTSELRKECMTVTNNSCDWWSCANMKMGIGCQQLTKENMDRLRHEDDKRRKLSPMQMDSLHQRADDLIARVNRRRRLETEILHSHVDHNRMS from the coding sequence ATGGAACCGGTAGTGGCCATGCAAGAGTCCCAATATAACAAGAAGTCATTTCTTAAGTTGCTCGACGGCCTATTCTTGCCGTTTATTGTAGTTGTTGGTGTTATAGTTTTTGTCAGCCCGTTTTGGCTTCAAGTTTCTCTCAGATTTTTCATATCAACTATCCCTAGAGTGATTACTTACATGTCAACCCCCAAGGTCTTATTCCTTCTCACAAATTTCATCGTGATCACCCTCATTGGAGAATCAATGTTTTCCAGATCAAGATCTGCTCTTCCAACTAGCGAGTTACGCAAAGAGTGCATGACTGTGACAAACAATTCTTGTGACTGGTGGTCTTGTGCAAACATGAAGATGGGAATCGGATGTCAACAATTAACAAAAGAGAATATGGATAGACTGAGACACGAAGATGATAAAAGGCGTAAGCTTAGTCCGATGCAGATGGATTCACTACACCAGAGGGCTGATGATCTGATCGCTCGTGTGAACAGACGGAGGAGACTTGAAACTGAGATTTTACATAGCCACGTAGACCATAACCGTATGTCATAA
- the LOC108833178 gene encoding uncharacterized protein LOC108833178: MDPTVWQELSVHWSKNEVRATSSTNSTNRKSDRKGKGMYVHNLGAQSLASLGDRLAEENEGEPVDHLRLIKTAYTNKKTGEIDDGVVRDVVTLIDSQMEQEVSQLQTEDDDSTGSTGLPRVRINQIVEASVPKKKGRLFGLARRSSSVPSASAPPPSYVDQEVLLSQMRDKDARISALESMVASQEAGWEAQRKLNEQMMAMMRSMNPNANVDFPTMPDPDFQTP, translated from the exons ATGGACCCGACGGTCTGGCAGGAGTTGAGTGTAcattggagtaagaacgaagtgagagcaacttcttccaccaactccaccaaccgcaagagcgaccgtaaggggaagggcatgtacgtccataacttgggtgctcaatctttagccagtctgggggatcgcttg gcggaagaaaatgagggggagccggttgatcatctccgcctaataaagacggcgtataccaacaagaagaccggcgagattgatgatggtgttgtgagggatgtggtcaccctcatcgacagtcagatggaacaggaagtgtctcagcttcaaaccgaggatgacgattcgacgggatcgaccggcttgcctcgggttcggatcaaccaaatcgttgaagcg tcggttccaaagaagaagggccgtttgttcggtttggctcgtcggtcttcctcggttccgtctgcttctgcaccaccaccgtcctatgttgatcaagaagtccttctaagccagatgagggacaaggatgctcgcatatctgcgctggagtccatggtggcgagtcaagaggcgggctgggaggcacagaggaagctgaacgagcaaatgatggcgatgatgaggagcatgaacccgaacgccaacgtGGACTTCCCGACCATGCCAGACCCGGACTTCCAAACCCCgtag